One genomic region from Dehalobacter restrictus DSM 9455 encodes:
- the pknB gene encoding Stk1 family PASTA domain-containing Ser/Thr kinase: protein MEKMFGGRYEIEEKIGAGGMAIVYRAKDTLLNRTVAIKVLREQYASDEGFIRRFRREAQSAASLSHQNIVSIYDVGRDGNEDYIVMEYVKGQTLKDIIRTQAPLSQDKAIHIIRQIAEALVHAHANNIIHRDIKPQNILIASDGRAKVTDFGIARAASSATVTHTGDIVGSVHYLSPEQAKGSQTTEQSDIYSLGIILYELIAGRLPYDGDTAITIALKHIQEEVELPGKLVAGVSPELETVIMKALAKSLQDRYKSAAEFLEDLDRIEAGETIVWEKRQARDHEDTMQTQVHRGLKDKVIPNEAKNDALLRTKKRKKKIPMLVMIAIAALIVVVGTSSGVWVFTHTQVVNVPDLTGKTVEEATIELTKARLALGNRTETYSDKIKQGGIVSQSIKPKSEVKAGRSVDIEISKGVEYIKVPNVTTGYPLQENAESTLKEAGFTNISVKTMLSASISKGHVFGQSVAPGSTWTKNGEIELFVSEGIQPTITAMPDFTGMSLEFTTDYLEKYDMKVMPIMEESDLFPEKAVITTEPKPGKPIQQGSEVTIVVSQGPGPPA, encoded by the coding sequence ATGGAAAAGATGTTCGGAGGAAGATATGAAATAGAAGAAAAGATTGGGGCCGGAGGGATGGCAATCGTCTACCGGGCCAAGGATACATTACTGAACAGAACCGTTGCTATCAAGGTCCTGCGGGAACAGTACGCTTCCGATGAGGGTTTTATCCGTCGTTTTCGCCGGGAAGCGCAGTCTGCAGCCAGCCTGTCTCACCAGAACATCGTTTCGATCTATGATGTGGGCAGAGACGGGAACGAAGATTATATTGTCATGGAGTATGTCAAAGGCCAGACGTTAAAGGATATTATCCGTACGCAAGCGCCTCTTTCCCAGGATAAGGCGATTCATATTATCCGTCAGATTGCTGAAGCACTGGTTCATGCACATGCCAACAATATTATTCATCGGGATATCAAACCGCAGAATATTTTAATTGCATCGGATGGAAGGGCCAAAGTTACTGATTTTGGGATAGCCAGAGCCGCCTCTTCGGCAACCGTCACCCATACCGGGGATATCGTCGGCTCAGTGCATTACCTGTCACCGGAACAGGCCAAGGGTTCCCAAACCACGGAACAGTCCGATATCTATTCGCTTGGAATCATCCTTTATGAACTGATTGCGGGAAGGCTTCCGTATGACGGAGATACCGCGATTACCATTGCCTTGAAGCATATCCAGGAGGAAGTCGAGCTGCCCGGGAAGCTTGTTGCCGGAGTCAGCCCGGAACTGGAAACAGTGATCATGAAAGCACTGGCCAAATCACTTCAAGACCGCTATAAAAGTGCAGCGGAATTTCTCGAGGATCTCGACAGGATCGAAGCCGGAGAGACCATTGTTTGGGAAAAAAGACAGGCCAGAGACCATGAAGATACCATGCAGACCCAGGTTCATAGGGGCTTGAAGGATAAAGTAATCCCGAATGAGGCCAAGAATGATGCGCTTCTGCGTACCAAAAAGCGCAAGAAAAAAATTCCGATGCTGGTTATGATTGCTATTGCCGCACTGATTGTAGTTGTCGGGACATCCTCAGGAGTTTGGGTTTTCACCCATACACAGGTGGTTAACGTTCCGGATCTTACCGGTAAGACTGTAGAAGAAGCTACAATCGAATTGACCAAAGCCCGTCTGGCTCTCGGCAACCGGACCGAAACCTACAGCGATAAAATTAAGCAGGGTGGGATTGTTTCTCAAAGCATTAAGCCAAAGAGTGAAGTTAAGGCTGGAAGGTCAGTGGACATTGAGATCAGCAAAGGGGTAGAATACATTAAAGTACCGAATGTAACAACCGGGTATCCGCTTCAGGAAAACGCTGAGAGTACGCTTAAGGAAGCCGGTTTTACGAATATTTCGGTCAAAACAATGCTGAGCGCTTCCATTTCGAAAGGACATGTTTTTGGACAATCGGTTGCGCCCGGTTCGACCTGGACAAAGAACGGAGAGATCGAACTGTTTGTCAGCGAAGGAATTCAACCAACGATTACCGCTATGCCTGATTTTACAGGCATGTCACTGGAGTTTACCACGGATTACCTAGAAAAATACGATATGAAAGTAATGCCGATCATGGAAGAATCGGATTTGTTTCCGGAGAAAGCCGTGATTACCACTGAACCCAAACCGGGCAAACCAATCCAGCAGGGTTCGGAAGTGACCATTGTTGTGTCTCAGGGACCGGGGCCCCCGGCCTAA
- a CDS encoding FtsW/RodA/SpoVE family cell cycle protein, protein MGLGVLKLDDMTESGFFLQGAVFSFLILAGALFEIFFCYQGDPYLLPVVQTILAIGLVFLTRINPALAADQFIWANLGLIIYYAVFLILRDYRKLGEYQYLWGMLALLMLLLTLIFGTTINGATSWFRFAGMGFQPEELVKVALLLFLASYLSDNKELLRFGTIQVGKFSLPDAKTMGPFVFIGVFVLGLLGAQKSLGTALVFFLLMVFILYVATERLLYLVVSVPLVMVTGAAGYILFDHVRVRVATWINPWLDASGGAYQISQSIFAISGGRLLGTGLGNGIGAYQIPNADTDFIFSVIAEEIGFIGAMAVISLFIIVVMRCFCVSTRAVDRFGQILAAGIGILIGVEALIILAGVTKMLPLTGLPLPWMSYGGSSMVGHFLLLGILAGISHSSAFSVSQIPIGKQADAL, encoded by the coding sequence ATGGGACTTGGTGTACTGAAACTTGATGATATGACTGAAAGCGGTTTTTTCCTGCAAGGAGCTGTATTTTCTTTTTTGATCCTAGCAGGTGCCTTGTTTGAAATATTTTTTTGCTATCAGGGAGATCCGTATCTCCTGCCGGTAGTTCAGACCATCCTCGCGATTGGCTTGGTTTTTCTAACAAGGATCAATCCTGCCCTGGCGGCGGACCAATTTATCTGGGCGAATCTGGGCTTGATCATTTACTATGCTGTCTTTCTTATTTTACGAGATTACCGCAAGCTTGGTGAGTATCAGTATCTCTGGGGAATGCTGGCCTTGCTTATGCTTCTGCTGACGCTGATATTTGGGACCACCATCAATGGTGCGACAAGCTGGTTTAGGTTTGCCGGGATGGGTTTCCAGCCCGAGGAGCTCGTCAAAGTGGCCCTGCTTCTTTTCCTGGCATCCTATTTAAGTGATAATAAAGAGCTTTTACGTTTTGGAACGATTCAGGTTGGGAAATTTTCTCTGCCTGATGCCAAAACAATGGGCCCGTTTGTTTTTATCGGCGTATTTGTTCTCGGATTGCTGGGTGCCCAGAAAAGCCTTGGAACGGCGCTGGTATTCTTCCTTCTCATGGTGTTTATCTTGTATGTCGCAACCGAAAGACTGCTTTATCTCGTGGTTTCCGTTCCGCTGGTCATGGTGACCGGGGCAGCTGGTTATATCCTGTTTGATCATGTCCGCGTAAGGGTTGCTACCTGGATTAATCCGTGGCTGGATGCCAGCGGCGGGGCTTATCAGATCTCCCAGTCGATCTTTGCCATAAGCGGGGGAAGGCTTCTCGGGACAGGTCTCGGAAATGGGATAGGTGCTTACCAGATTCCGAATGCGGACACTGATTTTATCTTTTCGGTAATTGCTGAGGAAATTGGTTTTATTGGCGCAATGGCAGTCATCAGTCTGTTTATTATTGTTGTAATGCGCTGTTTCTGCGTCAGCACCAGAGCTGTGGATCGGTTTGGCCAGATCCTGGCGGCGGGAATAGGCATTCTGATCGGTGTGGAAGCGCTGATCATCCTGGCTGGGGTGACCAAAATGCTTCCGCTTACAGGTCTGCCTTTGCCTTGGATGAGCTACGGGGGAAGTTCCATGGTCGGACACTTTTTACTCCTTGGGATTCTGGCCGGCATTTCTCATAGCTCAGCTTTCTCCGTGAGTCAGATACCAATTGGAAAGCAGGCAGATGCCTTATGA
- a CDS encoding peptidoglycan D,D-transpeptidase FtsI family protein, which produces MNNGIRKIALIMVFSFVFLSLGLVYWQVVKADEMLDNPANRRAIYLEERITRGGIFDRNGVVLAKTEQTADGKVRTYPQGEMFEPLLGYATVKYGSAGLEATEAETLLGMKNPSILRRIQNAFELQRTGNDLILTLDSRLQETAYQSLQGKTGAVVAIDPQNGDVLALVSQPSYDAGAIEQDWDEIIAEADSPLVNHAFSLFPPGSIMKVVTSAAIFQAGLDTTELYDCEGSTVINGQTIQEQNDKAHGWVNYDLALAYSCNTYFAQYGIKAGVNHFLEAVSNFGFGRDIPFDQYVPISSITRDDPLPENLSLNLFAESTFGQGQVMVSPFHMALITAGVANDGKIMVPHLIDSVLDSKQNSIYRRTPEVWLTPLSKEEAEKITSGMVLAVNKGTASPGAISGAQIAAKTGSAEPGGDGDTHAWYIAFAPAENPEIAVAVLVEHGGTGGGAAAPIAKAVIEKALELKEGEN; this is translated from the coding sequence ATGAACAATGGAATCCGCAAAATTGCACTGATCATGGTTTTTAGCTTTGTTTTTCTAAGCCTGGGTCTGGTATACTGGCAAGTGGTTAAGGCCGATGAGATGCTGGATAATCCAGCTAACCGGCGCGCGATTTATTTAGAGGAAAGAATTACCCGGGGCGGCATTTTTGACCGCAACGGCGTTGTTCTGGCAAAGACGGAGCAAACCGCTGACGGAAAAGTCAGAACGTATCCGCAGGGTGAGATGTTTGAGCCTTTACTGGGGTATGCCACAGTAAAATACGGTTCTGCCGGCCTTGAAGCAACGGAGGCGGAAACACTTCTCGGAATGAAGAATCCTTCCATTCTCAGACGGATTCAGAATGCATTTGAATTGCAGAGAACAGGTAATGACCTGATACTGACACTTGATTCCCGTCTACAGGAGACTGCTTATCAGAGTTTGCAGGGCAAGACCGGAGCAGTGGTGGCAATCGATCCACAAAACGGGGATGTTCTGGCGCTGGTCAGTCAGCCAAGCTATGATGCTGGAGCAATTGAACAGGACTGGGACGAAATTATTGCCGAGGCGGACAGTCCGCTGGTGAACCACGCTTTCTCGTTGTTTCCTCCAGGATCAATTATGAAAGTTGTTACTTCAGCAGCCATTTTTCAGGCAGGACTCGACACGACAGAACTTTATGATTGTGAAGGTTCTACTGTGATTAACGGGCAGACGATCCAGGAACAAAATGATAAAGCGCACGGCTGGGTCAATTATGATCTTGCTTTGGCCTACTCCTGCAATACTTATTTTGCTCAGTATGGGATCAAAGCTGGTGTGAATCATTTTTTGGAGGCTGTGTCCAATTTCGGATTTGGCAGGGATATCCCGTTTGATCAGTATGTTCCGATCAGTTCAATTACCAGAGATGACCCTTTGCCGGAGAACTTAAGCCTCAATTTGTTTGCCGAGAGTACCTTCGGTCAGGGTCAGGTAATGGTTAGTCCTTTCCATATGGCCTTGATCACAGCCGGAGTTGCCAATGACGGCAAAATAATGGTTCCACATTTGATTGACAGTGTGCTCGATTCCAAGCAAAATAGTATCTATCGAAGGACACCTGAAGTTTGGCTGACGCCTCTCAGTAAGGAAGAAGCAGAAAAAATAACAAGCGGCATGGTTTTGGCTGTCAATAAAGGAACAGCATCTCCCGGAGCCATATCTGGGGCCCAAATAGCAGCAAAAACCGGCTCGGCTGAACCGGGCGGAGACGGGGATACCCACGCCTGGTATATTGCTTTCGCTCCTGCGGAGAATCCGGAAATAGCTGTAGCGGTCCTGGTGGAACATGGCGGAACCGGCGGCGGAGCGGCAGCGCCGATCGCTAAAGCAGTCATAGAGAAAGCACTTGAATTGAAAGAAGGTGAAAACTAA
- a CDS encoding Stp1/IreP family PP2C-type Ser/Thr phosphatase codes for MKAVRIYETGCVRKNNEDYFLILPEESFFAVADGMGGHNAGEIASRIAVEQLEEKAAELKSTDIQDMQDWIVQAVNQANREVYEVSLRTEGTEGMGTTLTALMIYDNKAVVGHVGDSRIYLWRNQTLTLLSEDHSMVNELVRLGELTEEKAKNHPHKHILSRALGVELNIDVDCFQLKVQDGDVFLLCTDGFSNEISDQEIAAEFSEAKSWDDHLETLKNVVIERGAPDNFTAICCIVER; via the coding sequence ATGAAAGCAGTTAGGATTTATGAGACCGGTTGTGTTAGAAAAAACAATGAGGATTATTTTCTTATATTGCCGGAGGAGTCATTTTTTGCGGTGGCCGATGGAATGGGTGGACATAATGCCGGGGAAATAGCTTCGAGGATCGCGGTCGAACAATTAGAGGAAAAAGCAGCTGAATTAAAATCTACGGATATTCAGGATATGCAGGACTGGATCGTTCAGGCTGTGAATCAGGCCAACCGTGAAGTATACGAAGTATCGCTTCGGACTGAAGGGACGGAAGGCATGGGAACAACTCTGACTGCTCTGATGATCTATGACAATAAAGCCGTTGTTGGCCATGTGGGCGACAGCAGGATTTATTTATGGCGAAATCAGACCCTCACGCTCCTGTCGGAGGATCATTCGATGGTTAACGAACTTGTCCGCCTCGGGGAGCTGACGGAGGAGAAAGCCAAAAATCATCCGCACAAGCATATTTTGTCCAGAGCGCTGGGTGTGGAGCTCAACATTGATGTAGATTGTTTCCAACTTAAAGTACAGGACGGAGATGTTTTTCTTCTGTGCACGGATGGCTTTTCAAATGAAATCAGTGATCAGGAGATTGCTGCGGAGTTTTCCGAGGCTAAATCATGGGATGACCATCTCGAAACCTTGAAGAATGTTGTGATCGAACGGGGGGCTCCGGATAATTTTACGGCTATATGCTGTATTGTGGAGCGGTGA